The segment TCCACGAGTACGCCAATGACTTCGCCAAGAAGGTGAACGATATGGCCAGCGGACGGCTGAGGATCGAGGTCCTGCCGGCGGGCTCGGTGGTGCCCGCCTTTCAGCTGCTGGATGCAGTGAACAAAGGCACGCTGGACGGCGGCCATGGCGTGGTGGCCTACCACTACGGCAAGAACTCCGCCCTGGCCCTGTGGGGCTCGGGTCCGGCCTTCGGCATGGACCCGAACATGGTGCTGGCCTGGCACTACTACGGCGGCGGCAAGGCCCTGCTGGAGGAGATCTACAAGTCCATCAATATGGACGTGCTCTCCTACCTCTACGGCCCCATGCCCACCCAGCCCCTGGGCTGGTTCAAGAAACCCATTGCCAAGGCCGCGGATCTGAACGGCCTGAAGTACCGCACCGTGGGTCTGGCCGTGGACGTGTTCACCGAGATGGGGGCGGCCGTGAATCCCCTGCCCGGCGGCGAGATCGTGCCGGCCCTGGACCGCGGCCTGATCGACGCGGCCGAGTTCAACAACGCCTCCAGCGACCGCGTGCTGGGCTTCCCGGACGTGACCAAGAACTGCATGCTGCAGAGCTTCCACCAAAGCGGCGAGCAGTTCGAGATCCTGTTCAACAAAGGCAAGTACGAGGCCCTGCCCGCCGAGCTCAAGGCCATCATCGACTACGCGGTGCAGGCCGCCAGCGCCGACATGAGCTGGAAGGCCATCCAGCGCAACTCGCAGGACTACATCGAGCTCAAGACCAAGGACAAGGTCAATTTCTACAAGACGCCCGACGCCATCCTGCGCGCCCAGCTCGCCGCCTGGGACAAGGTGATCAACAAGAAGGCCGGCGAGAACCCGCTGTTCAAGAAGGTGCTGGACTCGCAGCGCGCCTTCGCCCAGCGCGCCGGCCAGTGGCAGAACGACTATATGGTCGACTTCAAGATGGCCTGGAACCACTACTTCGGCAAGAAGGGCTGAGCCCCGCCGGTGCCTGACCGAGGCCGGGGCCGCGCCGCTGCGCGGCCCCGGGTGCTGTTGCCAAGAACAAGGACGTCGTGATGCAAGCTCTGCTGCTTGCGGTGGACAGGCTGTCGACCTGGCTGGGTCAGCTCTTTGCCTGGGCCATCGTGCTTCTGACCGGACTGATCAGCTGGGAGGTCTTCTCCCGCTATGTGCTCAACAAGCCGCATGCCTGGGTGCTGGACGCCCAGATCATGCTCTACGGCACGCTCTTCATGATGGCCGGGGCCTACACCCTGGCCAAGAACAACCATGTGCGTGGTGATGTGCTCTACGGCTTCTTCCAGCCGCGCACCCAGGCCTGGGTGGACCTGCTGCTCTACCTGGCCTTCTTCCTGCCCGGCATCGTGGCGCTCACCTGGTCGGGCTGGGGCTTTGCCCAGGAGTCCCTGGCCATCCGTGAGCAGACCTTCTCGGCCGAGCCCCTGCCCCTGTATCCCTTCAAGTTCGTGATCCCGGTGGCTGGCGCCATGCTGCTGCTGCAGGGCCTGGTGGAGATCGTGCGCTGCCTGATCTGCATCCGCGATGGCGCGTGGCCCTCGCGCGTGCAGGACGTGGAGGAGGTGGATGTGGACAAGCTCAAGGCCATGGTCCACGCCAGCCCCAGCCCGGCGGAGGACGCGCGATGAACATCAAGATCCGCAAGGAACTATGGTTCGGCTTTGCCCTGATGGCCCTGATCCTGGCCGGCGCGGCCGTGCTGCTGCTCAGTGCCGAGCAGGTCACGCGCGGCCATCTGGGCCTGCTGATGCTCTCCCTGGTGGTGGTGGCCATCATGCTGGGCTTTCCCACGGCCTTCACGCTGATGGGCATGGGCATGATCTTCACCTGGCTGGCCTACGACCGCGACACCGGCAAGACCCTGACCCTGATGGTGCAGTCGGCCTTCAAGGTCATGGGCAACGATGTGCTGATCTCCATCCCCCTGTTCGTCTTCATGGGCTATCTGGTGGAGCGGGCCAATCTGATCGAGAAGCTCTTCCGCTCCCTGCACCTGGCCATGGCCCGGGTGCCGGGCTCGCTGGCGGTGGCCACGCTCTTCACCTGCGCCGTGTTCGCCACGGCCACCGGCATCGTGGGGGCCGTGGTCACGCTGATGGGCCTGCTGGCCCTGCCGCAGATGCTCAAGGCCGGCTACGACGTGCGCATCTCTGCCGGCGCCATCACCGCGGGCGGCTGCCTGGGCATCCTGATACCGCCGTCGGTCATGCTCATCGTCTACGGCGCCACGGCCGGCGTCTCGGTGGTGCAGCTCTATGCCGGGGCCTTCTTCCCCGGCCTGATGCTGGCGGGCCTCTACATCGTCTACGTGATCGTGCTGGCCAAGCTCAAGCCGCATCTGATGCCGCCCCTGCCCCTGGAGCAGCGGCACGTTGAGCTGCCCGCCGCCACTCAGCCGCTGGCCCAGAACCGGTCCGTGCGGGCGCTGCCGGCCCTGCTGAGCGCGCTCAAGGGCCGGCGCAACGAGCAGGTGCCGCTGGGCCATCTCCTGCGCCAGCTGGGCGTGACCCTGCTGCCCCTGCTGCTCTTTGTGCTGGTGGCGCTGTGGAGCCACCGCAGCCTCACCGCGCCGGTGGTGGCCGAGGCCGCCTTTGTGCCGCAGCAGGAGCAGTCGCAAGCCAGCGGTGGCAGCGGCCTGGCCGAGCCCCCGGGGGCCGAGGAGGCGCCCGCGGGGACGTCGGGCCTGAGCCTGCCACCCGGGGCCGAGGAGGAGGCCGCCAGCGCCCCCGCCGAGGCTGCTGCCGTGGCCGAGCCGCCCGGAGCCCGCGAAGCGGCCGAGAGCGCCGGCCCACGCGAGGCGCCGCGGGCCTTCTGGATCGGCCTGGGCGCCGGGGCTCTGGCCCTGCTGGCCTTCTATGCCCTGCTGAGCTTCGAGCGGCTCGAGATCTTCAAGATGCTGCTGGCCTCCTTCTTCCCGCTGGTGGTGCTGATCCTGGCGGTGCTGGGCTCCATCGTCTTCGGCCTGGCCACGCCCACCGAGGCCGCGGCCGTGGGCGCCAGCGGCGGCCTGCTGCTGGCGGCGGCCTATAAGCAGCTGAACTTCACGGTGGTGAAGGAGTCGGTCTTCCTGACGGCCAAGACCAGTGCCATGGTCTGCTGGCTCTTTGTGGGCTCGGCCATCTTCTCGGCGGCCTTTGCCCTGCTGGGCGGGCAGGAGCTGGTGGAGCGCTGGGTCATGTCCATGAACCTGAGCAAGACCGAGTTCCTGATCCTCTCGCAGTTCATCATCTTCATCCTGGGCTGGCCGCTGGAGTGGACCGAGATCATCGTGATCTTCATGCCCATCTTCATCCCGCTGCTGGACAACTTCGGCATCGATCCCCTGTTCTTCGGCCTGCTGGTGGCCCTGAACCTGCAGACCGCCTTCCTGAGCCCGCCGGTGGCCATGGCGGCCTTCTACCTCAAGGGCGTGAGCCCGCCCCATGTGACGCTGAACCAGATCTTTGCCGGCATGCTGCCCTTCATGGGCATCCAGGTCATCGCCATCGTGTTGCTCTACCTCTGGCCGGGCATCGGCCTGTGGCTGCCGCAGCTGCTGTACGGGCGTTGAGGGTTCAGGCGTCCTCGGCCAGCCGGGCGCGGTTGCGCCCGGCCGCCTTGGCGCCGTAGAGCGCCGCATCGGCCCGGCGCAGCAGCGTGGTGGCCACGGCGGCATGAGGGCCGGGGCTGGCCGCCTCGCGCGTGAGCACCGCCACGCCGATGCTCAGGCTCACCCGCAGCGCCGGCGCCAGTGCCGCCCAGTCCTGCGCCGCCACCTGCTGGCAGAGCTTGTCGGCCAGGGTCAGGGCTTGCGCGGGGTCGGTGTCGGGTAGCAGCAGGGCGAACTCATCACCACCGAAGCGGGCCGGCAGATCGGTGGCGCGCAGGGCCTGGCGCAGGGCCTGGGCCACGCGGCGCAGCACGGTGTCGCCCACACCGTGGGAGTGGCCATCATTGATCTGCTTGAAGTGGTCCACATCGATGAGGGCCAGGGCCAGCGGGCCACCGTGGCGCAGCGCGCGTTCCACCTCCAGATGCAGGCGCTGGTCGAAGGCGCGGCGGTTGGCGATCTCGGTGAGACCGTCCTCCAGGCTCTGGCGCTCCAGCTCGGCCAGCAGGGCGCCGCGCTGCTCGTCGGCCGCCACCAGGCGGGCATTCAGCGCGGCCAGGGTCTGCTCGCGCTCGCGTGCCGAAGCCAGCTCGGCCTCGCTGCGCTCCAGCTGCAGCCGTGATTCCAGCAGCTGCAGCTGCGAGGCCGCGGCCTGGCTGCGGTGTTCCAGGGCCAGGGCATGAAAGCGCTTGTGCAGGGCCAGGGCCTCGACGGGCCGGCCGAGGTCTTCCAGCGTGGCACTGAGCTGCTCCAGGATCTGGGCATGGGTCTCGGCCAGCTGCAGCTCGGCGCACAGGCGATCGGCCGCTTCCAGGGTCTGGCGCGCCTCCTCCAGCGCGCCCTGGCGGCGCAGCACCTCGCCCAGGGTGCCCAGGGTCACGGCCTCCAGGCGGCGCCCCGGCAGCCGGCGGGCCAGGCGCAGCTGCTCCTGCAGATGATCGCGGGCGCGCGCCCACTCGCCCAGGCCGCGCAGGGCGGCGCTGAGCGTGTCCATGCAGATCACGGCGAAGGCCGGATCGGCCTCGCGCTCGGCCAGGGGCAGGGCGCGCTCCAGCAGGGCGATGGCGCTGCGGCCGTGCAGGGCGCTTTCCGCGGCGCGGCCGGCTTCACCCAGGCGCCGCGCCAGGCAGACATGGGCATAGGCGCGGTTGTTCAGCACCGAGGCCATGTGATACGTGTCGCCCAGGGCCTCGTAGAGCGGCAGCACCTGCTCGCCCAGGGCGATGGCGCGTTCGTCATCGCCCAGCTGGTTGGCCACGATGGCGATATTCATCATCGCGTCGGCCTCGCCCGTGCGGTCGCCGATTTCGCGGCTCAGGCGGCGTGCCGCCTCGAACTCGGCCAGCGCCGCCTCATGCTGGCCCAGCAGGCACAGGCTGATGCCCAGATGACTCAGGGCCTGGGACTGCTGGGCCTGCAGGCCGCTCTCGGGTGGCAGCTGGGCAAACAGCTCCTGGGCCCGGCGTCCCGCCCGGGCGGCAGCCGCCAGCTCGCCGGCATTGCGCAGGCACTGGCCCTGGGCCGCAAGCGCCTGGGCCTGCAGGCCGGCCTCGCCCAAGGCCAGCGCCTGCTCCGCGGCCTGTGCGGCCAGGGCGGCACCGCGGGCCGGGTCCTGGTTGCGCAGAGCCCGTGCCAGGGCCAGGGCGGCGGCGGCCTGCTCGCGCGGCGCGGTGGCGCGGGCGAGGGTCTGGTCCAGCTCGCTCAGCGTGGGGGAGGGCAGGGTGGCATGCGACATGGTGGCCGCATTCTCGGTCAGCGCCGGTGACGCTGGCGTGAGGCTCAGGCCGGCTCCCGCTCCAGGCGGAAGGTCTCCACCATGGCCGCCAGGCGCTGGGCCTGCTCCTGCAGGCTGGCCGCGGCCGCAGCGCTTTCCTCCACCAGGGCGGAGTTCTGCTGGGTCATGGCGTCGAGCTGGCTCACGGCCACATGGACCTGGGCAATGCTCTGGCTCTGCTCGCGCGAGGAGGTGCTGACCTCGCCCAGCACATCGGTCACGCGGCGCACGCTGGCCACCACCTCCTCCATGGTGCTGCCGGCGCGGCCCACCAGGCTGGAGCCCGTGTCCACCTCGCCCACGCTGCTGCCGATCAGCGTCTTGATCTCCTGCGCCGCCTTGGCCGAGCGCTGGGCGAGTTCGCGCACTTCCTGCGCCACGACCGCAAAGCCCTTGCCGGCTTCACCCGCACGCGCGGCTTCCACGCCGGCATTGAGCGCCAGAAGATTGGTCTGGAAGGCGATGTCGTCGATCACGCCGATGATGTTGGAAATGCGGCCCGAGCTCTGGTGGATGCGCCCCATGCTGTCCACCACCTGGCCCACGACCTGGCCGCCGCTCTGGGCCACCTCGGCCGCGCTGAGCGCCAGCTGGTTGGCCGTGGCGGCGGCATCCGAGGAGTTGCGCACCGTGGCGGTGAGCTGCTCCATGGTGGAGGCGGTTTCCTGCAGATTGCTGGCGGTTTCCTCGGTGCGCTCGGACAGGCTCTGGTTACCCTCGGCGATCTCGGTGGCCGCGGTCCGGATGTTCTCGGCACTGTCGCGCACGTCCTGCACCAGCTGACGCAGGGCCACCACCATCTGGTTGAGGCCGCGCAGCATGTCGCCGATCTCGTCGCGGCGCTCTCCGGCGTCCAGCTGCACCGAGAGATCGCCCGCGCCGATGCGCTGGGTGGCGGCCAGGGCCTGCTTGAGCGGCGGCAGGATGGAGCGCGTCATCAGCCAGGTGCTGAGCAGCAGCATGGCGACCACGGCGGCCAGGATGGCGGCCGTGACGGCGATGTCCAGGGTGCGGGCCTGTTCCACCTGGTCGGCCAGGGCCACGGCGCGCTCGGCCTGCAGGTCCACGAAGCGCTGCTGGGCTGCCAGATAGCTGTCCAGGTCGCGGCGCACGGCGGCCAGGGCGGCGCTGCGGGCGCCGGCCTCGCTCTGTTTGGCGGCCGCATTGCGGGCCGCGATGTAGACGCCGCGGCTCTGGGCGATCTCGGCCAGGATGCGCTTCTCGTCCTCGCTCTCGGCCTGGGCCTCGATCTTCTTCTGCAGCTCGGAGATGCGCGCCGAGGTGGCATCCATCTCGGGCTTGAGGCGGGCGGCCAGGCCGGGGTCTTCGGCCATCAGGCCGGCCATGGTGCGGGCCGCATTGGCGTGGGTCTGGCCCGACCAGAGCAGGGCCAGGGACACCTTCTCGCGCTGCGCGCTCTGGGCGGCCTGCTCGGCGTCCAGCGCGCTGAAGGTGCGCCAGGTCGAGACCAGGGTGACGGTCAGCAGCACGGCGGCCGTGGCCAGGGTCGGCAGCCAGAGCCGGAACGAGATGCCCATGCGTCTTTCGCTCATCGTCGTCTCCATCCGGGCTCGGAGCGGCCCGGTGCCGATGATTGAATGTCCGCACCCCCCAAAAGTCAACGCCCGCAGCCGGGGCTGCGGGCGCTGTGCGTGCGCCCCGGGGTCAGGGTTTGCGCGGGCTCAGGCGCCGCTGCCGTCGCTCCCGGCCTCGGCCTTGGGCTTGCGCTTGAAGAACCTCATGATCAGGCCGCCCGCGCCGGCCGCCAGCAGCAGGAAGAGCTTGGCGAATTTGGCCAGGAAGGCGCCGATCACGGCCAGCAGGCCCAGCTTCTTGGCGCCCGCGCCCAGCACCAGGGCGGCCAGGCCGTACTCGGCCACGCGGTCGGTGCTGCTGTCGAAGTCCTCGTAGCGCTTGCCGGGCTCGAAGGCCAGGGCGGCCAGCAGCTGCTGGGCCTGGCCCTTGTGATCGGGCAGGGTCTTGAGATCGGTCACCAGATTCAGGCTCATATAGCCTTCGCGACCCAGGGCATAGGTGTTGTAGTTCACGCCCGGCTCGTCGCCGGCGGGCGCGTCCTTGTGGCGGGAGGCCATGGCCCAGACCAGGCGGTGGCTGTCGCTGGTGTAGGCCGGCTTCTCTGCCCAGCCGGTGATCTCGATGGCGGGCACGCCCATCTTGGCGCGCTCGGCATTGGCGGCCTCGGTGCCCTCGCGGTAGCTCTTCAGCAGCTCGTCGGCCTTCCAGTCCTTGGCGTCATCGTCCTTGACGTAGCCGGACTTCTCGAAGCGCAGGGTGGCGAACCAGCCCTCGCCGTCCTGCGGGAAGACCAGGCCCTGCAGATCGCTGTGATCGCCGGGGTTGCCCATGGCGCGCAGCAGCTGGCCGGCCTGGGGCTGGGGAATGAAGACCTTGCCCTCGGGCAGCTGCAGCCGGGCCTGACCGGCCAGCGCGATGTCCTGGGGGCCGGCCTGGGCGGCGTCGCGCGCGGCGCGCCAGGCCTGCTCGGTGGGGTCGGCGGCGGCCGAGGCTGCGGCGGCGGGCTTGCTCTCCTTGGCGGCCTGGGCCGTGAGTGCAGCCAGCGGCAGCAGCAGGGCCAGCAGGGTGGCGCTCAGCCAGCGGCGGGCGCCATGGCCCAGGGTGTGTTGGTGTGTGGGCATGTGTGGGATTCCCCGTGGGCCTGCGGCCCTTGTTGTGATCGATCTCTTCTCAAGGCGACCGATTCTGCGGGGGCATAAATAAACCGCAGGTCCCTCTGATGGGGGAGCTGCGGTTCATCAGGCGCCGCCCCGCGTGGGGGCGGCGGCGTCAGGGCGCTCAGGCCAGCTGGCGCCACTGGGCCATCAGGCCCTCCCACTTGGCGCGTGCCGCCACGAGATGGCGGTGCTTGACGTGGCCGTAGCCGCGGATCTCCTCGGGGATGCGGGCGATCTCGCTGGCCAGGGCCAGGCGCTCGGCCGTCAGGCCCTTGGCCAGCACAGCCTCGATGCTGGCGCGGTACTCGCCGATCAGGGCACGCTCGCTGCGGCGCTCCTCGGTGCGGCCGAAGGGGTCGAAAGCCGTGCCACGCAGACCCTTGAGCTTGGCCAGCAGGGCAAAGCCCTGGCGCACCCAGGGACCGTAAGCCGACTTCAGCAGCTCGCCCTTCTCGTTCTTCTTGGCAAAGAGCGGCGGGGCCAGGTGGTGCACGATCTTGTAGTCGCCCTCGAACTGGGCGGCGATCTTGTCGGCGAACTTGCGGTCGGTGTGCAGGCGCGCCACCTCGTACTCGTCCTTGTAGGCCATCAGCTTGAACAGATAGCGGGCCACGGCCTCGGTCAGGCGGGTGGAGCCCAGCGGCGCCTCGGCGGCGCGCACCTTCTCCACAAAGGCGCGGTACTGGGTGGCGTAGTCGGCGTTCTGGTAGTCGGTCAGGAACTCCACGCGCTTGGCCAGCAGCTCGTCCACGCCGGGGCGCTTGACGATATTGATGACCTGCTGGGCGGCGAACAGGGACTTCACCGCAGCCAGGTCATGGGCGCAGCGGCGGCCCCATTCGAAGGCGGCCTTGTTGTTGTCGATCTGCACGCCGTTGAGCTCGATGGCGCGCATCAGGGCGGCATAGCTCAGCGGGATGCGGCCCTGCTGCCAGGCGTAGCCCAGCATCAGCGGGTTGGTGTAGAGCGAATCGCCCAGCAGCTTGACCGCCACCTCCTCGGCATCGAACAGGCCCAGGTGCTCGGAGCCCACGGCCTTGGCGATGGCGCTCTCGCAGGCGCCGCCCGGGAAGCTCCAGTCCGGGTTGTTCACCAGGGTGGCGGTGGGCGAGCCATGGGTGTTGAGCGCCACAAAGGTCCGGCCCTCGCGCATCACGGCCAGGGTGGTCTTGTTGGCGGCGACGATGGAGTCGCAGGCGATCACGAGATCGGCCTCGGCCGTGCCCACCTTGGTGCAGTGGATGGCGCTCTCTTCATTGGCGATCTGGATATGGCTCCAGGTGGCGCCGCCCTTCTGGGCCAGGCCGGCGGCGTCCTGCGTGATCACGCCCTTGCCCTCCAGATGGGCCGCCATGCCCAGCAGCTGGCCGATGGTGATCACGCCCGTGCCGCCCACACCGGCCACCACGATGCCCCAGGCGCTCTCGGCGTTGGGGATGCGGGGCTGGGGCAGGGCGGGCAGGGCCGCGTCGAAGGGCGAGACGCGCTTGTCCTTCTTGGGCTTCTTCAGCTCGCCGCCCTCGATGGTGACGAAGCTGGGGCAGAAGCCCTTCACGCAGCTGAAGTCCTTGTTGCAGGTGTTCTGGTTGATCTGGCGCTTGCGGCCGAACTCGGTCTCCAGCGGCTCCACCGACAGGCAGTTGGACTGCACCGAGCAGTCGCCGCAGCCCTCGCACACCAGCTCGTTGATCACGGTGCGCTTGGCCGGGTCCACCATCTTGCCGCGCTTGCGGCGGCGGCGCTTCTCGGTGGCGCAGGTCTGGTCGTAGATGATGACCGTCACGCCCGGGATCTCGCGGAACTGGCGCTGGATGGCGTCCAGCTCGTCGCGGTGGTGCACCGTGACGCCGCTGGCCAGGGCGCGGCCCATGTACTTCTCGGGCTCGTCGGTGACGATGACCAGCTTGGCCACGCCCTCCGAGATCAGGCTGTTCATGATCTGGGTGACCGAGTGGCCCTCGGGGCGCTCGCCCACCTGCTGGCCGCCGGTCATGGCCACGGCGTCGTTGTACAGCACCTTGTAGGTGATGTTCACGCCCGAGGCGATGCTCTGGCGGATGGCCAGGATGCCGCTGTGGAAGTAGGTGCCGTCACCCAGGTTGGAGAAGATGTGCTTCTCGGTGGTGAAGGGCGCCTGGCCCACCCAGGGCACGCCCTCGCCGCCCATCTGGGTGAAGGTGGCGGTGTTGCGGCCCGGCATCCAGGTCACCATGTAGTGGCAGCCGATGCCGCCCACGGCGCGCGAGCCGTCGGGCACGCGGGTGCTGGTGTTGTGCGGGCAGCCCGAGCAGAACCAGGGCGTGCGATCGGCGCCGCCGGCGGTCTTCTCCTCGGCCTTGAGCGCGCTCTCCTTGGCATCGATCAGGGCCACCCGGGCGTCCAGGCGGGCCGCCACATCGGCGTCCACGCCCAGCTTCTTCAGGCGCTTGGCAATGGCGCGGGCGATGATGGCCGGGGTCAGGTCGGCCTGGGGGCGCAGCAGCCAGTGCTCGCTGGGGTTGGGCACGCTCCACTCGCCACCGTCGGCGTCGCCGGCATCGAACTTGCCCAGCACATTGGGCCGCACATCGGTGCGCCAGTTGTAGAGCTCCTCCTTGACCTGGTACTCGATGATCTGGCGCTTCTCTTCCACCACCAGGATCTCCTGCAGACCCTGGGCGAACTCGCGCGTGACCTGGGCCTCCAGCGGCCAGACCACATTGACCTTGTGCAGGCGGATGCCCAGACGGCGACAGGTGGCGTCGTCCAGCCCCAGATCGTGCAGGGCCTGGCGGGTGTCGTTGTAGGCCTTGCCGCTGGCGATCAGGCCGAAGCGGTCGTTGGGGCTCTCGATGACGTTGTAGTTGAGCTTGTTGGCGCGGATATAGGCCAGGGCCGCATACCACTTGAAGTTCATCATCCGCGCTTCCTGTTCCAGCGGCGGATCGGGCCAGCGGATGTGCAGGCCGCCCTCGGGCATCTGGAAGTCCTCGGGCAGGATGATGTTGACGCGGTCCGGGTCCACGCTCACCGAGGCGGAGGACTCCACGATCTCCTGAATGGTCTTCATGCCCGCCCACAGGCCGGAGAAGCGGCTCATGGCGAAGGCGTGCAGACCCATGTCCAGGATGTCCTGCACGCTGCTGGGGAAGAAGACCGGGAAGCCCACGGCCTTGAAGACGTGGTCGCTCTGGTGGGCGGCGGTGGAGCTCTTGGCGATGTGGTCGTCGCCGGCAATCGCGATCACGCCGCCATGCTTGGCCGTGCCGGCCATATTGGCGTGCTTGAACACGTCGATGCAGCGGTCCACGCCCGGGCCCTTGCCGTACCAGAGGCCGAACACGCCGTCGAACTTGTTCTTCTCGGGGAAGAGGTCCAGCTGCTGCGTGCCCCACACGGCGGTGGCGCCCAGCTCCTCGTTCACGCCCGGCTGGAACACGATGTTCTGCTTGGCCAGATGCTTCTTGGCCGCCATCAGGGCCTGGTCGTAGCCGCCCAGGGGCGAGCCGCGGTAGCCCGAGATGAAGCCGGCGGTGTTGAGCCCGGCGATGGCGTCGCGCGTGCGCTGCAGCATGGGCAGGCGCACCAGGGCCTGCACGCCGCTCATGAAGGCGCGGCCGTGGTCCAGCGCATATTTGTCGTCCAGCGAGACCTTCTCAAGGGCGCGCAGGATGTGTTCGGGCAGCGGTGCATTCATTGGCTTTGGGCTCCTGATGGGGCATCGACGCTTGCTGGGAGGGGCCGCTTGTGGCGGCCGGCCCGGTCGACAAAGTATGGGCGTTTTGCGGCATTCCTGCGCACCCGGTGCGCCGCGCCGGGCTTGTGGCCGGGCGTGAGGGGCGCAGCCCCGGGGCGCCGGTGGAAGAACCGGGACAACCCGCCGCGCAGTGTAGGGAAAGGGCCTCGCGCGGTGCTTTCTCGTTGACGCCAGATTCCGGGCTTCGGAGCAATAATCTTGCTC is part of the Shinella sp. XGS7 genome and harbors:
- a CDS encoding TRAP transporter substrate-binding protein; this translates as MSDSPEQQTPAARRRFLKKAASGTAAAGALAAPMIATAQTVSLRFQSTWPAKDIFHEYANDFAKKVNDMASGRLRIEVLPAGSVVPAFQLLDAVNKGTLDGGHGVVAYHYGKNSALALWGSGPAFGMDPNMVLAWHYYGGGKALLEEIYKSINMDVLSYLYGPMPTQPLGWFKKPIAKAADLNGLKYRTVGLAVDVFTEMGAAVNPLPGGEIVPALDRGLIDAAEFNNASSDRVLGFPDVTKNCMLQSFHQSGEQFEILFNKGKYEALPAELKAIIDYAVQAASADMSWKAIQRNSQDYIELKTKDKVNFYKTPDAILRAQLAAWDKVINKKAGENPLFKKVLDSQRAFAQRAGQWQNDYMVDFKMAWNHYFGKKG
- a CDS encoding TRAP transporter small permease subunit, with the translated sequence MQALLLAVDRLSTWLGQLFAWAIVLLTGLISWEVFSRYVLNKPHAWVLDAQIMLYGTLFMMAGAYTLAKNNHVRGDVLYGFFQPRTQAWVDLLLYLAFFLPGIVALTWSGWGFAQESLAIREQTFSAEPLPLYPFKFVIPVAGAMLLLQGLVEIVRCLICIRDGAWPSRVQDVEEVDVDKLKAMVHASPSPAEDAR
- a CDS encoding TRAP transporter large permease subunit; amino-acid sequence: MLSLVVVAIMLGFPTAFTLMGMGMIFTWLAYDRDTGKTLTLMVQSAFKVMGNDVLISIPLFVFMGYLVERANLIEKLFRSLHLAMARVPGSLAVATLFTCAVFATATGIVGAVVTLMGLLALPQMLKAGYDVRISAGAITAGGCLGILIPPSVMLIVYGATAGVSVVQLYAGAFFPGLMLAGLYIVYVIVLAKLKPHLMPPLPLEQRHVELPAATQPLAQNRSVRALPALLSALKGRRNEQVPLGHLLRQLGVTLLPLLLFVLVALWSHRSLTAPVVAEAAFVPQQEQSQASGGSGLAEPPGAEEAPAGTSGLSLPPGAEEEAASAPAEAAAVAEPPGAREAAESAGPREAPRAFWIGLGAGALALLAFYALLSFERLEIFKMLLASFFPLVVLILAVLGSIVFGLATPTEAAAVGASGGLLLAAAYKQLNFTVVKESVFLTAKTSAMVCWLFVGSAIFSAAFALLGGQELVERWVMSMNLSKTEFLILSQFIIFILGWPLEWTEIIVIFMPIFIPLLDNFGIDPLFFGLLVALNLQTAFLSPPVAMAAFYLKGVSPPHVTLNQIFAGMLPFMGIQVIAIVLLYLWPGIGLWLPQLLYGR
- a CDS encoding diguanylate cyclase gives rise to the protein MSHATLPSPTLSELDQTLARATAPREQAAAALALARALRNQDPARGAALAAQAAEQALALGEAGLQAQALAAQGQCLRNAGELAAAARAGRRAQELFAQLPPESGLQAQQSQALSHLGISLCLLGQHEAALAEFEAARRLSREIGDRTGEADAMMNIAIVANQLGDDERAIALGEQVLPLYEALGDTYHMASVLNNRAYAHVCLARRLGEAGRAAESALHGRSAIALLERALPLAEREADPAFAVICMDTLSAALRGLGEWARARDHLQEQLRLARRLPGRRLEAVTLGTLGEVLRRQGALEEARQTLEAADRLCAELQLAETHAQILEQLSATLEDLGRPVEALALHKRFHALALEHRSQAAASQLQLLESRLQLERSEAELASAREREQTLAALNARLVAADEQRGALLAELERQSLEDGLTEIANRRAFDQRLHLEVERALRHGGPLALALIDVDHFKQINDGHSHGVGDTVLRRVAQALRQALRATDLPARFGGDEFALLLPDTDPAQALTLADKLCQQVAAQDWAALAPALRVSLSIGVAVLTREAASPGPHAAVATTLLRRADAALYGAKAAGRNRARLAEDA
- a CDS encoding methyl-accepting chemotaxis protein, whose protein sequence is MSERRMGISFRLWLPTLATAAVLLTVTLVSTWRTFSALDAEQAAQSAQREKVSLALLWSGQTHANAARTMAGLMAEDPGLAARLKPEMDATSARISELQKKIEAQAESEDEKRILAEIAQSRGVYIAARNAAAKQSEAGARSAALAAVRRDLDSYLAAQQRFVDLQAERAVALADQVEQARTLDIAVTAAILAAVVAMLLLSTWLMTRSILPPLKQALAATQRIGAGDLSVQLDAGERRDEIGDMLRGLNQMVVALRQLVQDVRDSAENIRTAATEIAEGNQSLSERTEETASNLQETASTMEQLTATVRNSSDAAATANQLALSAAEVAQSGGQVVGQVVDSMGRIHQSSGRISNIIGVIDDIAFQTNLLALNAGVEAARAGEAGKGFAVVAQEVRELAQRSAKAAQEIKTLIGSSVGEVDTGSSLVGRAGSTMEEVVASVRRVTDVLGEVSTSSREQSQSIAQVHVAVSQLDAMTQQNSALVEESAAAAASLQEQAQRLAAMVETFRLEREPA
- a CDS encoding DUF2167 domain-containing protein, with protein sequence MPTHQHTLGHGARRWLSATLLALLLPLAALTAQAAKESKPAAAASAAADPTEQAWRAARDAAQAGPQDIALAGQARLQLPEGKVFIPQPQAGQLLRAMGNPGDHSDLQGLVFPQDGEGWFATLRFEKSGYVKDDDAKDWKADELLKSYREGTEAANAERAKMGVPAIEITGWAEKPAYTSDSHRLVWAMASRHKDAPAGDEPGVNYNTYALGREGYMSLNLVTDLKTLPDHKGQAQQLLAALAFEPGKRYEDFDSSTDRVAEYGLAALVLGAGAKKLGLLAVIGAFLAKFAKLFLLLAAGAGGLIMRFFKRKPKAEAGSDGSGA